TAGTTGAAGGCGACGGCATCGCCCGGCTCCATTTCCCATTCGCGGATGTCCATGCCCTCGGCATCGGGATCGGGGACTGGGATATAGGTGTCGCTATCGGCGTAGAAATTCTCTTCCGAGAGCCAGCGCGTCGGCAATACCGGTTTGGGCCAACGATGCGAGCCAGCGACGCAGCGCAGCGAGGCCTCGCGCACCGGATCCAGCGGCGACCAGAAGCTGACCGTCTGCATCCCCTCGACGAAGTAGTAGGGCCCATCCTGGTGCCAGGGCGTTGGCTTTGATGTGCCGGGCTCCTTGACAAGGACATGATCGTGGAAAAGCTGGACCGAATCCGACCTCATCAGTTCCGCGGCCACCTCGCCGGCCGCCGAGTGACGGATCACCTTCTCGAATTCGGGAATGCGGTCCCAATTGCAGTAATCGTCGAAGAAGCGGCCTGCTTCGCCAGGCTTGAGGTTTTCGGCGCCGTATTGGCTGGGCTCCGCCATGTTGCGGGCGACGCCTGCACGCAGCACTTCGACGTGGTCCTTGAACAGCCCGCGCACGAGCACGACGCCGTCGCGCTGATAGGCCTCGATCTGTTCCTGTGCGACGAGTGGATGTGTCATTGCTTTCTCCCGATTTGATGGTTCGAGCAAACACGCACCCATTCATAGTTGCAAATAATAAGTATTGCAATATGCTCTTAGGCCCATGCTATATCTTACCCTTCGCCAGTTCGAATATGTCTCGGCCGTGGGCCGTTTCGGCAGCCTCTCCGGTGCGGCCGCGCAGCTCAACGTTTCGCAACCCTCACTTTCGGTCGCCATCACCCAGGTCGAGCGGCGTCTTGGGCGCAAGCTTTTTATCCGACGCAGGGGGGCCCCGGTCGAGTTGACCGATTTTGGTCGGGATTATCTCGCCAAGGTCGAGGACATCCTCTCGCAAGCCCGCCAGTTGGACGATCCTGCCCGCACCCGGCATGCGACTGTCGGCCGCCTGACCTTGGGCCTATTCGAGGATCTGGCGCCGCTTCACATCGGCCGCCTGCTCGATGCCGTGCGCAGCAAGCTTCCAGGAGCGGAGATTCGCTATCGTATCGCCGATTTCGAGACGCTCGCCCGCGACATGCTGCAGTCGCGCATCGACATCGCCGTGACGTTCGACCTCGGTCTCGACGCAAGTTTCCTGCGCCGACCGCTCACATCCGTCCAACCCCACGCCCTCATGCGGATCGATGATCCCTTGGCTGACTTGCGGGAAGTCAGTCTCAAGGACCTCAGCCAACGCGCTTTGATCCTCTTCGAAGAAGGGCTGTCGGTTCGGCACGTCCTGGGCCTCTTCAGACGGATCGGTGCGGAGCCGATCGTCCATCACAGAGTGCGGGCGCTAGAGGTCATGCGCAGCCTGGCCGCTCATGGCGAAGGCATTGGCATCGCCTATTCGGGACCCCTGGGCGGATCCGCTTATGACGGAGAGCCGCTTGCCAGCGTTCCGATTACCGAGGATTTCGCCTGGGAGCCAATCATTCTCGCTCGCTCGCTCGACGGGGCGAAGAGCGCGATCGTGCATCCGGCTTCGCAAGCCATCGTTGACGCGTTTGACCATGCATGAGCAGGCCCTGCCCAATGCCTTCTATCGTCGCTGCCGTGATGAGGTCGCCAAGCGTCAGCTTGTCTTCTCAGATCGTTCGGGCAAGATCTTTCCCGGGTTCATGATGTTCTTCGGATCGATCGCAGCCTTGATGGCCGCCATCACGTCCAGCGCCGGGCCCATCTCGCGCTCCATGTAGGAGCGTTTGCCCTGCCCCACGCCGTGCTCGCCCGTACAGGTTCCTTCCATGGAAAGAGCGAGCTCGTTCAACCAGCCGATATAGGATTTGGCGGCGGCCCTCTCTGCCGGGTTCTGCGGATCGATGAGGATCAAATTGTGGAAATTGCCGTCACCGACATGGCCGGCAATCGGGGCAAGCAACCCCAGCGATTGCGCCCTCTCCGTCGCCGCGCCGATGCATTCGGCCAATCGCGAGATCGGCACGCATACATCGGTGCTGATACCTTTGGCGCCGGGCCGTAGACCCAGGACCGCCCAGAACAGGTCATGGCGCGCCTTCCACAGCCGCGTCCGTTCTTGCGGATCGGTCGTCCAGTCCAGAGCGGTGGCGCCGAACTCACGCGCGACCTCGCCAAAACGCACCGATAATTCGGCGACAGTGTCAGGTGTGCCGTGGAACTCGGCCAGCAACAATGGCATCTCCGGAAGGCTCAACTGCGAGTAGGCGTTGACCGCTTTGACCGTGGCTGCGTCCAACAGTTCGATCCGTGCAAAGGGGAGGCCGAATTGGAGTCCGCCGATGACGGCGTTGCTCGCATCTTCGACGGTTGGGAAGGAGCAGCGAGCCGCCGACACCGCCTCCGGAATGCCGCGTAACCGAATCGTCAGCTCCGTGATGATGCCGAGCGTGCCTTCGGAACCGACCAGCAGCCTCGTCAGATCGTAGCCTGCCGCACTCTTGCGCGCCCTGTGGCCGGTGCGGATCACCCGGCCGTTCGGCATCACGGCCTGAAGCGACAGGACCGCGTCCTTCATCGTCCCATAGAGCACGGCTGTCGTACCCGAAGCACGGGTGGCGGCCATGCCGCCTAACGTTGCATCGGCACCAGGGTCTAGTGGGAAGAAAAGGCCAGTATCGCGCAGATAGTCGTTGAGGCGGCTGCGTGTCACGCCTGGCTGGACGACGCAGTCCATGTCTTCGGCATTGACCGAAAGAATGCGGTCCATCCGCGTCAGGTCGACGGAAATACCGCCGCTTGGTGCATTGACCTGACCTTCGAGCGAACTGCCCGCACCGAAGGGAATGATGGGCACGCCGGCGCCGCCACAAAGCGTGACGATATCCGCCACCTCCTCGGTGCTCTCGGCAAAGACCACGCCATCCGGGGGCTGGTTCTCGATCCAGGTGGCCGTGGAACCGTGTTGAGCACAGATGGCCGTACCGGTCTGGAAACGATCCGCAAACCGGTCGCGCATGGTTTGCTCGAACGCGTTGGGAAGGGTGGTTTGTCTCGACATGGCGCTCAACTGATTGTTAGTCCGCAGCCTGCTGGAAGGCTCTGGAATGGATCGAGGGACCACGGTTTGCGGCCGTGAAAAAATATCCTGTCGGGGTCATGATGGGCGACAAGGTAGCCGACCCGCGGGCGCCGGTGGATGGCTGTCCCGCGCCGCCTGCCTCATCTCGACATCCACGCCGCCGCCGCTGTGAGCAGGGCCTGGGTATCTGCGGCCGTGCCCGTTGTGACACGCACCCCCTCGCCATGAAAACAGCGCACCGCTATGCCGGCCGCATGCAAGTGAAGGGTCAGCGCCCCCGCCTCCTCGCCGACCGCCAGCCATACAAAATTGGCTTTCGAGAGCGCAACCTGGAACCCAAGAGCTGCGAGCCCTTCAGACATGCGCCGTCTCTGCTCAACGCTGGCCGTTATTCGCGCCGTGACCACGTCCCCCTCGGCAAGCGCGGCAAGTGCCGCCGCCTGCGCGGTCATCGGCAACGGAAAGGGCGGCGCAACCGTGTTCGCCGCGGCAACGATACTGCGATCCGCGAGGCAGTAGCCGACCCGCATGCCGGCAAGCCCCCAAGCCTTGGAAAAGGTGCGCAGCACGACCAGGTTTCGATGTCGGGAAAGACGTCGCGCGGGAGAGGATGCAATCATGCCCGCCTCGTCGGCATAGTCGGCATAAGCCTCATCGAGGATAACGAGCGTTTGCGCGGGTATGGCGTCCAGCAAAGCCTCCAATTCAGCCGGCCCAAGCATGGTGCCGGTCGGATTGTTGGGATTGCAGATGATCACCACTCGCGCCTGGGACCTGCAGGCGTGGAGGATCGCTGCCATGTCTAACCGATGGTCGCTGTCCAGCGGCACTTCGAGGAGGCGCGCCCCCGCGCCGCCGACAATGATCGGATAAGCCTCGTAGGAGCGCCAGGCGGTGATGACCCTGTCGCCAGGGTCGCAAAATGCTCGGACGAGTTGGTCCAGCATGGTGACCGAGCCCGCGGATACCGCAATCATGTCGGAGGGCAAGCCATGCCGGCTTGCCAACGCTTCCACCAGCATTTCGCCACGCAGGTCCGGATAGCGGTGTGCACCCGCCATTGCCCTTGCCACGGCGGCCTGAATGGCGGCGCTGGGTGGGTCCGGCGCCTCATTGGAGCCGAGCCTGTGCGCAAAAACGACGCCCTGCCCCGCCCGCCCCCGACCGTAGCTCGGCAATCCCGCCAGCCGGCCGCTAGGCCTGGGGGCATCAGATCCCTGATCGCCGACGGCAAAGATTGGCTCCCACATAACGACATCCATTGCACATAGTTGTATAGGTGACTTAGATATCTTTCACTTGCCCTGCAACTGCCAAGACGGGTGAGCGTCGCCTCCGAGAGCACTAACTAGCGACCAAAGGACATGCGCGCGGCAAGACTGAAGCGAGAGCCCGGATGCAGGAAGCGTGCGCTGGATGCAATCATACCGCGCGACCATGTGCGGCGGCGCAGCAGAAGCAGGGGCTCTCCCTGCTTCATTTCGAGCAACTCACAGTTGAACTCGTCAACCAGGACGGCCTGGATGATATGCTCGACCTCCTCCAGGGGAGCAACGGCCATCAGATGGACATAGGGCGTTATTTTTGTGAAGTCTTGCTCCAGATAGTCAGGAGAAAACTGCGGGTTTACGTATCTGTCTTCAATCTGCAGCGGCCTTCCATTCTCTCTATGAACCAACAGCGAATGGAATACCGTGGTGCCTGGCACCACATTCAGTTCCGTCGCGATATTAAGGTCGCTATCGACCTCCTCCATCTTGATGACATCAGTCGTATGGCGATTGCCGCGCGCTTCGATCTCGGACTGAATGTTGCGCAATTCCATGAGCGTGGATTGACCCTGGCGGGCGGCGACGAAAGTGCCGGCACCCTGTCGGCGCACAAGAATGCCTTCGGCGGAGAGATCCCGCATGGCAATATGGATTGTCATGCGGGAGGCGCCCAACTGCTCTGAAAGACGCGATTCAGACGGGATTCGATAGCCTTCCTGCCATTCCCCCGAATTAACCTTCTCCAAAACATGGTTGCGCACCCGCTGCCCCAGCGAAACTCCGATCTCGCCATTGCCGTGGGTCAATTCCTTCTCGGTCCTAGTCGTCGTCTTGCTCATGTCGCCACTTGCCGATGCGTTTGAGATCGAATGTGTCCACATATTAGTACAAGTTGGTCATCTGTGTCAGAATAAAACTGGCGTCTCGCTACGATCGCGCTTGACAAGGCTGATTCTGGAAAGTTGTATATATTGCTATAGGTGTCTTGCCTCTGACGTGCGGCCGGAGTGAAGGATTCGATGGAAAGATCGATAGGCAAACTTTGTCTTCGCCTGCGGCACAAGGGCAAACGCCTGGAACCAGAGAGCTTGAGGCCGGGAACATCGTGCGCCTACCGAAGAGTGAGGCGTTAGCGACGGTCAGCCGCCTTCACCGGTCAAAAACTGCGAGCTTCAAGACGGCATCAACAGGGGAGATAAACGCATGCGCAATGAACATTCTAGTCGGGCTCGGTTCGCCTCGAGCATCGCGGCGGCTTTGTTTTTGGCTGGATCGATACTTGCGGGCCCGGCTCACGCCGAAAGCGCTATCTCAACCAAAATGGATCCGAAGCTCAACGCCATGCTCCCGGCCAAGCTGAAAGACGCCGGAATGATCAGGGTCGCCAGCAACGTCGAATATCCACCATTCGAATATTACGACACGGACAACACCACCATCATCGGTCTCGACAAGGATCTGGCGGAAGCAATCGGCCAGAAGCTCGGGGTCAAGCTGGAATTCGAGAATATGAGCTTCGACGCCATTATTCCCGCGCTTGCGGCTAAGCGCTACGACATGGCGATGTCGGCGATGACCGACACCGACGAACGTCGCAACAAGGTCGATTTCGTCGACTATTTCACCTCCGGCGGAGGCTTCCTGGTCAAGAAGGGCAATCCCAAGAACGTCCACAGCCTCGCCGATATCTGCGGCGTCACCGCCGCCATCGACAAGGGCACCACGGAAATCGAGGATGCCAAGAAGGCTTCCGAGGATTGCGTGAAGGCCGGCAAGGCGGAAGTCAACGCCAAGGTCCTGCCCGGCACCAGCAAGATCGTCCTGGCGTTGCAGTCGGGCCGGGCCGATGTTGCCATGATAGACACCTCCGCGGGCGCCTATATTTCGCAACAGCACAAGGGCGCCTTCGAGGTGCCAGGCACTTCCTATGCGCCGCGACCCTACGGGCTGGTGCTGCCGAAGGACTCCGACGAGCTGACCAAGGTATTGCAGGCCACCGTGCAGGCGCTGATCGATGAAGGCACCTACGGCAAGATCCTGGCGAAATGGGGCCAGGAGGTCGGCGCCATCAAGCAGGCCACGATAAACGACGGCAAGTAAGGGGCCACCCGGCAGCCAAAATCCTGGGAGTTCGCCATGTCCATCAAGGAGACCGGTTCTACGGAAATGAGCGGCGATCCCACGATCGACCTGGTAATCAGGCCGGCCCGGCACCCATGGCGCTGGGTGGCCGTCGCCTTCGTAGCGCTGCTTGCGGCCATGACGGTGCACACGTTCTTCACCAATCCCCGCTTCGAATGGTCCGTGGTGGGGCAATACTTTACCTCCGACACGATCCTGCTGGGAGTGCGGCGCACGCTCGAGCTCACGGCCATCGCCATGGTGATGGGCGTCGTGCTCGGCGTGATGCTCGCCGTCATGCGGCTATCCCCCAACCCGGTCCTGTCGGGCTCCTCATGGCTGTTCGTGTGGTTCTTCCGTGGCTCGCCGCTGCTGGTGCAACTACTGTTGTGGTACAACCTCTCGGCGCTGTTTCCGAACATTTCGCTCGGCATTCCTTTCTTCGGTCCGGACTTCGTCCAGCTTGATGCCAACGCGCTCATCACCCCCTATATCGCGGCCATCCTTGGCCTCGGCTTGAACGAGGCCGCCTACAGCGCCGAGATCATCCGGGCGGGCATCATCTCCATCGACCATGGCCAGACTGAAGCGGCCCAGTCGATCGGCATGTCGCGTTGGCGGCTCTTGCGGCGTGTTGTGCTGCCGCAGGCGATGCGCGTCATCATCCCGCCGCTCGGCAACGACACCATCAACATGCTCAAGATGTCGGCGCTGGTCAGCATCATCGCCGTGCCGGAACTGCTCTTCGCGGCGCAGACAATCTATACGCGCACGTTCGAGACGATCCCCCTGCTGATGGTCGCGGTGATCTGGTACCTGATCATCGTCTCGGTGCTCAGCGTCATCCAATATTACATAGAGCGTCACTACGCCCGCGGCAGCAGCCGCAACCTCCCTGCCACGCCCTGGCAAAGCATCGGCTCCTTTCTCGGGCTATTACGCGCCCGTCCACTCGCGGCCAGCGAGAAAAGGAGGCCGTCATGACCTTTCAGACAAGGCCACAGAGCAAGCTGATGGTGCAGGCGACAGGGGTAAGAAAATCCTTCGGCTCTCTAGAGGTTCTCAAGGGGATAAACCTGTCCGTTTCGAACGGTCAAGTGACATGTCTGCTCGGTCAGTCCGGTTCGGGTAAAAGCACCTTTCTGCGTTGCATCAACCACCTCGAGCGTATCGACCATGGCCGCATCCGAGTGGACGGCGAACTGATCGGCTATAGGGAGCACAATGGCTACCTGCAGGAAATGCACGAGCATGAGATAGTGCGCCAACGCATCCACATCGGCATGGTGTTTCAGCACTTCAACCTGTTCCCGCACATGACCGTTCTCCAAAACATCATGGAGGGACCAGTCGGAGTGAAGCGGCAAGCACGCGAGGAAGTGAAAGAACATGCGCATGCCATCCTGAAGCGGGTCGGTCTCGTTGAAAAGGTCAACGCTTATCCCCGCCAGCTTTCGGGCGGCCAGCAGCAACGCGTGGCGATCGCGCGCGCCCTCGCCATGCAGCCCAAACTCATCCTCTTCGACGAGCCGACCAGCGCACTAGACCCGGAACTGGTATCGGACGTGCTCGATGTGATGCGCGATCTGGCGGAGAGCGGCATGACGATGATCGTGGTGACCCACGAGATCGGCTTTGCTCGCGAGGTGGCTGATCGCATCGTCTTCATGGCGGGCGGCGAGATCATCGAGGAAGGAAAGCCAGCGGACGTGCTCGGCAACCCTTCTCATCCTCAGACGCAATCCTTTCTCGCCAAGGTGCTTGCTTAGGTAGAGGCTTGTTGCAGACCTTTGAGCAATTCACTCCGACACCGACCGTGGCACTCAGGATGGTGAGATAGCCATATCGGGCTTCGCCACATAATCGGCTTCGAAACACAGAAACTTCTTCAGGCGATAAGGTTGCTTCGGCCGTTTTGTTAGGATGTCATGATGGCGCATATGGCGCACGAGCTCGTCCATAAATACGATATTCAAGTGGACGAGGCGCGTCGCGGGTCGTTGACAGTCCGCCCGGCCGGGCCAGCACCATGGTCTGACGGCGAGATTCCGACTGGCTGCAAACAGGCGTCCCCACAGCTTGCGTCCAGGCAAAGAACAGGAGCAGGAGAGGAATCGCGCAGGTCGAGAATCTTGGTCACAAGTGCCTTTTGCCGATCCCAGCGTGCTTGCGCTGCCGCAAGATGGTCTCGGTTTCCGCCAGCCCGGCTTCCACGCGGGTCTGTCTGTCGGCCACTTCGATGCCGATCGCTGCCTCGCGGCCAATGATGTCGTTCTCCACCTTGAACGCCTGGCGGCGGCGCAGGATGTCCTCGACCTCGACCGGCTTGAGATCCGGACGCAGCTGGTCCAGTTGTTTGTGACAGGTTTATGACGCACTATGCGAAGCGACGCTGCGCCGAGGACACTATGCAGGAAACGGAACTGAAGCTCGAGCTTTCGCGGTCGGGAGCGGGATCGCTCCTCAAGAAAAATCCGTTCGGAGCCTCGCCCACCATTCTCCAGCAAAGATCGATCTATTTCGACACCCCGGGACGGGACCTGTCCAAGCGCGGCCTGTCGCTTCGCATTCGCAAATCGGGAAATGAACGGATACAAACCGTCAAGGCCAGCAATGACGCCGCGGCCGGATCGTTCGCACGCGAGGAATGGGAGCGGCCGGTCGCCGACGATATTCCGGTGCTTGACGATCCGCAGATCCGAGGCCTGCTTGCGGAGGCTGGCCCAAGGCTGGCGCCCTTGTTCGAGGTTCATGTCAAACGGCATCGTTGGAATGTGACGGACAGCGGCGCCACAGTCGAAGTCGCCTTGGATCTTGGCAAGGTCGTTGCAGCCGATCGCGAGGCGCCGGTCTGCGAGATCGAGTTGGAAAAGAAGGTGGGCTCGCCGAAGGCGCTGTTTGCGCTCGCCCGGAAAGTCGACCTGATCACGCCGGCGCATCTCGGGGTGCTGAGCAAAGCAGAACGGGGTTATCGTCTGCTTGACTCGGCGCCGGGTGCTGTGAAATCGGCGGCGACCCCGCTCTCGTCCGAGATGAGCGCGGCAACGGCTTTCGCGCGTATCGCCGCAGCCTGTCTCAGACAGTTTCGTCTGAATGAAACGGCGCTGGGCTGGTCCCACGATGCAGAGGCCCTGCACCAGGCTCGTGTGTCGCTGCGACGGCTGCGATCTCTGTTTTCGATCTGCAAGTCCCTGTTCGACGACAGCCGCTTCGACCACCTGCGAGAAGAATTTAAATGGCTTACCTCGGAACTTGGCGATGCGCGCAATATTGACGTGATGATCGACCGCGCTTCGAGCGAGGCTCTTTCAAGCCGTCTTCAAGATGCGCGCGACGACGCCTATGTGGCGGTCGAAGCATCGCTCTCCTCGGTGCGCGCCCGCTCGTTGATGATCGATGCCATCGAGTGGATCTCCATCAGAGACTGGCGAACCCAATCTGACGAGCAGTCGTTAAGCGATTTTGCCTCGAGTGTATTTGATAAATTTTGGAAAAAGGTGGCGAAGGGCGGCAACAACCTCATTGATGCCGATGACGAGACCCGCCACAAAGTGCGCATTGCCGCAAAGAAACTGCGCTACGCGGCGGAGTTCTTTGAACCGCTTTACAACAGCAAGGCGGAAGTCAAACGCCATCGACGATTCATCGAGGCGATGAAGAGCCTGCAGGATCAGCTCGGCAGCCTCAACGATATTGCCACCGCCCCCGATTTGCTGGCAGCGCTGGAGCTTTCGGACGTAGCCGGTGCGAAGGATCTCTTCAGCGCCGAGGAGAAATCCAAGCTTCTCAAGGACGCCGCGGAAGCACACGATACCTTTGTCAACACCAGGCGCTTCTGGCGTTGAGGCAGCATGCAGAGCGACGAAGGTGCAGCACCGGCTAGCCGGACAACATGCTAGTTAGCGGATGTCGGCCAACCCATATCCTTCGTATGACCTCGTATGGTCCGGCGAACCTATGAGCGAAGCAGCTAGGGTTCGGACTGGTAACGAAAGCGACCGTCGCGCCGCCTAGCACCGCGCCTAAGGCACTGCGCTCGACAACATTAGAACGATGCCGACCGCTATCATTAGCAGGCCTGGCCAGTTGCGCGAAAAGCCGAGAAACCCGAACCCACGCCGTCGCGGCTCGAGAGTTGGGCCAGGCGTTGCCAGCCTTGAGGCCGACCGGTCGGCTGGAGTGCCGAGCGGTGCCAAATTGCTGAGCCGACCGTATGAGAGTGCCGCGCCTGCCATGTAGACAATGCCAGCGACGATGAGTAGCGCACCGATGAGAATGACAGTCAATTTTCATCCTCCTCTGTTTAGCTTTCCAAGCCTGGCCCGCATATGAATGAAAACGGTCGTGACGGCTGTCAGTTCCGGCAGGAGCGCCTTATCGGCTTGGACGTGTCGCCTGAATCGAACGGAACGGGCCCGGTGAACGCCGGAGGTCTGCCGTGGGGAAGAAAGCTAGGCTGATCATTGAAGCCATGTCGGAGGAACCATTGGCCGAGGCGGATTACTACGCCAGAAAGTGCGGCATCCCTCTTGAAGACGCGTTGCGGATCGTTGAAAGTGCCTACAGTTCCAAGCCTGACAAGAGCAAGAAACCAAAGCACGGCAAGCGCAGCAGGCACTGATCAGGGCCGGCCGTCCTTTTGGGCAATCAGTAGTGCGCGAAGCACCTGCGAAGCAGTTGTTACCGCTGTGCCCCAAGAAGCAGCCGACCAATGATCGGTCACAGCCTCAAGGAGCGGACGCCAGCCCTGACCCGTTCGTGTCATCTGCGATCAGGCAAGTCCGTCCCTATCCGCAGACGCTCCACATAGGCTCGGTAGGCAAAGCTGCGGTCACGCTTCTTGCCGGTCGTTTCGACGAGATGCCAGCTTCAGCCAGCACTTCGATCGCGCGGGTTGCCGTTGACCTACTTGCATCAATCATCTTCGCCGCCCCGCGTCTCTCACAATGCTGCTTTCAGTGCCAGAAATTTCGAACATGAACCTGTTTTCCGTAAAATGTCCGATTTCCGGCTCATTTCAGATCAAAGCGCATATCTAAACTGAATCCAGTCGCTTTGTTAGCTGGGTTTCCGCTGCGCCTTCCGATCAAGAATATGATTGCGAAAGCAGTTCTGCATTTCTTTGAAGGACCTGAAGCCAAGGCGCGGAACGAGGCGAGACAGTGTTGTCGTTGAGACGTTGCACCGGCGTGCGATCGAGGCCGACTTCTCGAAGGCGACGTAGTCCGGCTCTGCAAACATCATGCGGGCGACAGTTTCCAATTTCGTCGGAAGGATGAGCTCCCGCTTGGCAATCAGCATTTTGAGTTCATCGAGCGTTGGCGCCCTGGTGTTGCGAACCACGACTTGTCCGGCATCCGCTCGTGATGAAATGGGTAGCTCCAAAGGCATTGTTTCACCGTTCTGCTGCTTGCATGAAGCTGTCGAACTCGGCATCCCCAATCGAAACGGTATGTTCGTAACCGGGGTACCGGCCGGAATCGACGTCGGCCTTGTATTCCCTGAAGGCCGCAACGCGCTCGTCCTGGATCTTTTGCAGCTCCGGGCTGAGGTTTCGGTATACCTTTCCGTGCCGCGGCTTGTGGTTCTTGCCGTAGCCGCAGACATCTTCGGTGAACAGATACTGCGCATCCGCATATCTGCCGGCACCCATACCGAGCATGACCAGAGATGAGTTTTCGGTCAGGAATTTCGCAACGCGGTCGGGCACGACTTCCAACTCCGCCCCGAAGACGCCGATCTCCTCCAGTCTCTTCGTATGTCGCCAGAGGCGGAGCGCTTCGTCCGCCGTCTTGCCGACCGCTCGCCAACCCGTCCAGGTGATATAGGAAGGAATCAGGCCGATATGGCCGACGACAGGGAGGTGGTTGTCGCAAAGCGCCTTCTGGATATCGTAGGACGCGGCACAGTAGAAGGCGTCGCCTCCGATGCCGGCAAAGTGGAAGGCCGCACGCAGATAGTCCTCCGCCGTCGCGAGCGGACGGCCGGCAAAACTGCCCCAGCCGCCATAAGGCAGACCGACCTGCACGAAACAGTTGCCGGCTGCATCCCGCATTTCCTGATCGAAATACCGGCCTTCGATCGAAAGCATGTGAATGCCCGCTGCCGCTGCTGCCGCGGCTTCGTCGGGCGTGCTGACGAAGAGCATGGAGATCTTCTTTCCATTCCGCTTCATCTTTCGGATGTCCTCGGCATGAGGACGGTTGTGATACATGCCCATGGTCAGCCTCCCCTATAGTTCATCGCTCACCGTGAACGCCCGCCGGAAAGCGTCCAGCGCCGCCTCGGGATCGTGTTGGGCAAACGCTTCCAGACCCACTGGCCCGCGGTACCCCATGTCGAACAGGGCTCTTGCGATGTAGGGCCAGTTCATCTCGCCCGTTCCCGGCTCGCAACGACCCGGGTTGTCGGCCACCTGCACCTCGCCGATGAACGGCAGGCACTTCTCGCACCAGCGCACGACATCGCCTTCGCCGATCTGCGTGTGATAGAGGTCGAGATTGATCCCCAGTTGGGGTCTGTTGATCGACGACACCAATGCCAGCACCGATGCCGTCGAGCCAAACGGGCAGCCAGGGTGGTCGAGCAGGTTCAGATTTTCGAGCGTGAAGACGACACCTTCGGCCTCCGCCATGTCGCAGATGCGGTTCAACGTGTCCCGCGCCTTCAGCCACATCGGACCGGTCTCGACGTCGGTCTTGACGATGGGAATGCCACCCTCGCCGAGCCCGGTGCCGTGCAGGTTCAACCGGGCAATGCCGAGGCGCTTTCCAACCCTTGCGGTCTCGAGCGCCGATTTCAGGAGAATGTCGGCGCCCTCTTCGTCGGCGAGCCGTCCTTCGAGATAGCCGTTCATGATCGTGAAGGTTGCGCCTGTCTTCTCGAGCGCCGCGAGGTCATGGTCCGGCCAATTCCACAATCCGACGCCGAAACCCATTTCATGCAGCCGCGCGACGCGCCAAGCCATCGGACGATCGCGCCAAAGCATTTCGGCGCAGGCTGCCAGTTGGAACGGTTGGCTCATGACGGCTCAAACCTCGACCATGACGCGGCCGTTCTCGACCTTCGTCTTGTAAATCCTGAGGTTCTCGCAGGCCGGTGGCGTCTCTACCTCGCCGGTCGTGAAATCGAAAACGGAAGCGTGCTTGGGGCACTCCACCGTGTTGCCCATGACCAGGCCGTCGGCAAGGTGGATCGCCTCGTGCGTGCACAGTCCGTCAGTGCAGTAATATTCATCGGCGTCGTTGCGGAAGATTGCGAAGGCCCGGCCGCCATTGTCGAACCGCCTGGCTTCCTCGGCTTCGATGTCATCGGCGGCGCATGCGTCGACCCAGG
The genomic region above belongs to Mesorhizobium sp. B4-1-4 and contains:
- a CDS encoding FAD-binding oxidoreductase: MRDRFADRFQTGTAICAQHGSTATWIENQPPDGVVFAESTEEVADIVTLCGGAGVPIIPFGAGSSLEGQVNAPSGGISVDLTRMDRILSVNAEDMDCVVQPGVTRSRLNDYLRDTGLFFPLDPGADATLGGMAATRASGTTAVLYGTMKDAVLSLQAVMPNGRVIRTGHRARKSAAGYDLTRLLVGSEGTLGIITELTIRLRGIPEAVSAARCSFPTVEDASNAVIGGLQFGLPFARIELLDAATVKAVNAYSQLSLPEMPLLLAEFHGTPDTVAELSVRFGEVAREFGATALDWTTDPQERTRLWKARHDLFWAVLGLRPGAKGISTDVCVPISRLAECIGAATERAQSLGLLAPIAGHVGDGNFHNLILIDPQNPAERAAAKSYIGWLNELALSMEGTCTGEHGVGQGKRSYMEREMGPALDVMAAIKAAIDPKNIMNPGKILPERSEKTS
- the hutC gene encoding histidine utilization repressor; amino-acid sequence: MSKTTTRTEKELTHGNGEIGVSLGQRVRNHVLEKVNSGEWQEGYRIPSESRLSEQLGASRMTIHIAMRDLSAEGILVRRQGAGTFVAARQGQSTLMELRNIQSEIEARGNRHTTDVIKMEEVDSDLNIATELNVVPGTTVFHSLLVHRENGRPLQIEDRYVNPQFSPDYLEQDFTKITPYVHLMAVAPLEEVEHIIQAVLVDEFNCELLEMKQGEPLLLLRRRTWSRGMIASSARFLHPGSRFSLAARMSFGR
- a CDS encoding phytanoyl-CoA dioxygenase family protein; the protein is MTHPLVAQEQIEAYQRDGVVLVRGLFKDHVEVLRAGVARNMAEPSQYGAENLKPGEAGRFFDDYCNWDRIPEFEKVIRHSAAGEVAAELMRSDSVQLFHDHVLVKEPGTSKPTPWHQDGPYYFVEGMQTVSFWSPLDPVREASLRCVAGSHRWPKPVLPTRWLSEENFYADSDTYIPVPDPDAEGMDIREWEMEPGDAVAFNYMTLHGARGNEAATRRRAFSLRLVGDDARYVQRPGRTSPPYPGHGMSAGEKLREDWFPTIFRREAVRDVG
- the hisC gene encoding histidinol-phosphate transaminase is translated as MDVVMWEPIFAVGDQGSDAPRPSGRLAGLPSYGRGRAGQGVVFAHRLGSNEAPDPPSAAIQAAVARAMAGAHRYPDLRGEMLVEALASRHGLPSDMIAVSAGSVTMLDQLVRAFCDPGDRVITAWRSYEAYPIIVGGAGARLLEVPLDSDHRLDMAAILHACRSQARVVIICNPNNPTGTMLGPAELEALLDAIPAQTLVILDEAYADYADEAGMIASSPARRLSRHRNLVVLRTFSKAWGLAGMRVGYCLADRSIVAAANTVAPPFPLPMTAQAAALAALAEGDVVTARITASVEQRRRMSEGLAALGFQVALSKANFVWLAVGEEAGALTLHLHAAGIAVRCFHGEGVRVTTGTAADTQALLTAAAAWMSR
- a CDS encoding ABC transporter substrate-binding protein, producing the protein MLPAKLKDAGMIRVASNVEYPPFEYYDTDNTTIIGLDKDLAEAIGQKLGVKLEFENMSFDAIIPALAAKRYDMAMSAMTDTDERRNKVDFVDYFTSGGGFLVKKGNPKNVHSLADICGVTAAIDKGTTEIEDAKKASEDCVKAGKAEVNAKVLPGTSKIVLALQSGRADVAMIDTSAGAYISQQHKGAFEVPGTSYAPRPYGLVLPKDSDELTKVLQATVQALIDEGTYGKILAKWGQEVGAIKQATINDGK
- a CDS encoding LysR family transcriptional regulator; translated protein: MLYLTLRQFEYVSAVGRFGSLSGAAAQLNVSQPSLSVAITQVERRLGRKLFIRRRGAPVELTDFGRDYLAKVEDILSQARQLDDPARTRHATVGRLTLGLFEDLAPLHIGRLLDAVRSKLPGAEIRYRIADFETLARDMLQSRIDIAVTFDLGLDASFLRRPLTSVQPHALMRIDDPLADLREVSLKDLSQRALILFEEGLSVRHVLGLFRRIGAEPIVHHRVRALEVMRSLAAHGEGIGIAYSGPLGGSAYDGEPLASVPITEDFAWEPIILARSLDGAKSAIVHPASQAIVDAFDHA